One region of Pseudomonas glycinae genomic DNA includes:
- a CDS encoding CynX/NimT family MFS transporter, whose amino-acid sequence MNLETEKTMSRPEVSTAPVRKAELEELLIDAEADDEQVQQSHPLVRRPWLLLLGLILVALNLRPALSSMAPLLGEVSKSLGLSAAQAGLLTTLPVLCLGLFAPLAPLLARRFGAERVVLGILLTLAGGIILRSNFGEIGLFAGSVLGGASIGIIGVLLPGIVKRDFAKHAGTMTGVYTMALCLGAAMAAGSTVPLSEHFDHSWAMGLGFWVIPALVAAVFWLPQIGQKHGAHNLAYRVRGLLRDPLAWQVTLYMGLQSSLAYIVFGWLPSILIGRGLTPTQAGLVLSGSVIIQLASSLAAPWLATRGKDQRLAIVVVMALTLGGLFGCLFAPIEGLWGWAILLGLGQGGTFSLALTLIVLRSRDSHVAANLSSMSQGFGYTLASMGPFAVGVVHDWTGGWNAVGWIFGIIGAGAILAGLGAGRALYVQVVSEKV is encoded by the coding sequence ATGAACCTTGAAACCGAGAAAACCATGTCCCGCCCAGAAGTCTCCACAGCCCCCGTTCGCAAGGCCGAGCTCGAAGAGTTGTTGATCGACGCCGAAGCCGATGACGAACAGGTGCAGCAAAGCCATCCGCTGGTGCGGCGTCCGTGGCTGTTGCTGCTGGGGCTGATCCTGGTGGCGTTGAACCTGCGTCCGGCGCTTTCGAGCATGGCGCCGTTGCTCGGTGAAGTGTCGAAAAGTCTCGGTTTGTCCGCTGCTCAAGCGGGATTGCTGACGACGCTGCCAGTGCTCTGCCTTGGGTTGTTCGCACCTCTGGCCCCATTGCTCGCACGGCGTTTCGGTGCCGAACGGGTGGTACTGGGGATTCTTCTGACACTGGCCGGCGGCATCATCCTGCGCAGCAATTTCGGTGAGATCGGTCTGTTCGCCGGCAGCGTGCTGGGTGGCGCGAGCATCGGCATCATCGGCGTGTTGCTGCCGGGCATCGTCAAACGCGACTTCGCCAAACATGCCGGCACCATGACCGGCGTCTACACCATGGCCCTGTGCCTGGGCGCGGCAATGGCGGCGGGATCGACCGTGCCATTGAGCGAACACTTTGACCACAGCTGGGCCATGGGCCTGGGTTTCTGGGTGATTCCGGCGCTGGTGGCGGCAGTGTTCTGGCTGCCGCAAATCGGCCAGAAGCATGGTGCACACAACCTTGCTTACCGGGTGCGCGGTCTGCTGCGGGATCCGCTGGCCTGGCAAGTGACCTTGTACATGGGCCTGCAATCGTCGCTGGCCTACATCGTGTTCGGCTGGCTGCCGTCGATCCTTATCGGTCGAGGGCTGACGCCGACCCAGGCCGGTCTGGTGCTGTCCGGATCGGTGATCATCCAGCTCGCCAGCTCCCTGGCGGCACCGTGGCTGGCCACACGTGGCAAAGATCAGCGGCTGGCGATCGTGGTGGTGATGGCGTTGACCCTGGGCGGCCTGTTCGGTTGCCTCTTCGCGCCGATCGAAGGCCTGTGGGGCTGGGCGATCCTGCTGGGCCTGGGGCAGGGCGGCACGTTCAGCCTGGCGCTGACCCTGATCGTGCTGCGCTCGCGGGATTCCCATGTCGCGGCCAACCTGTCGAGCATGTCCCAGGGCTTCGGCTACACCCTGGCGTCAATGGGGCCGTTCGCGGTCGGCGTGGTGCATGACTGGACCGGCGGCTGGAACGCCGTGGGCTGGATTTTCGGCATCATTGGTGCGGGTGCAATCCTCGCTGGCCTCGGTGCCGGACGTGCGCTGTACGTGCAGGTGGTCAGCGAAAAGGTCTGA
- a CDS encoding alpha/beta hydrolase — protein MTEPLILQPVKPADACVIWLHGLGADRYDFLPVAEALQESLLSTRFVLPQAPTRPVTINGGYAMPSWYDIKAMSPARAIDRNELEASADRIIDLIEEQRSSGIDASRIFLAGFSQGGAVVYHTAFLKWQGPLGGVLALSTYAPTFSDELELSASQQRIPVLALHGQFDNVVQNSMGRTAYEYLKAHGVTVTWQEYPMEHEVLPEEIRDIGTWLSERLR, from the coding sequence ATGACCGAGCCCTTGATTCTTCAGCCTGTTAAGCCCGCAGACGCCTGCGTGATCTGGCTGCACGGCCTCGGCGCCGACCGCTACGACTTCCTGCCGGTGGCCGAAGCGCTTCAGGAAAGCCTGCTGAGCACGCGTTTCGTCCTGCCCCAGGCGCCGACCCGTCCGGTGACAATAAATGGCGGATATGCCATGCCGAGCTGGTACGACATCAAGGCGATGAGCCCGGCCCGGGCGATCGACCGCAATGAGCTGGAAGCATCCGCCGACCGCATCATCGACTTGATCGAAGAACAGCGAAGCAGCGGAATAGACGCCTCGCGGATTTTCCTCGCCGGTTTCTCCCAGGGCGGCGCCGTGGTCTATCACACCGCATTCCTGAAGTGGCAAGGGCCATTGGGTGGGGTACTGGCACTATCGACATACGCGCCGACCTTCAGCGATGAACTGGAGTTGTCCGCCAGCCAGCAGCGGATTCCGGTGCTGGCGCTGCACGGCCAGTTCGACAACGTGGTGCAGAACTCGATGGGACGCACGGCTTATGAGTATCTCAAGGCCCATGGTGTCACCGTGACATGGCAGGAATACCCAATGGAGCACGAAGTGTTACCCGAAGAAATTCGCGACATCGGCACATGGTTGAGCGAACGCCTGCGCTGA
- a CDS encoding FadR/GntR family transcriptional regulator: protein MSDISPLIKRSLVDQALDQLRQRITDGTWQVGQRLPTEPELCAELGISRNTVREAMRVLAFSGLIEIRQGDGSYLRAVVDPMDTLKALSKCSLDQARETRHILEVEAIGLAALRRTDEDLVALREALGHAGSHYHGDLDSYIACDLVFHRRLVDAAHNPTLSELYRYFSSIVGAQLRQTLNIVPRRQEVFDLHVALLEAVEQRDPERAKALSRQLINEP from the coding sequence ATGTCAGACATTTCTCCACTCATTAAGCGATCCCTGGTCGATCAGGCCCTGGATCAATTGCGCCAGCGCATCACCGACGGCACGTGGCAGGTCGGTCAGCGATTGCCGACCGAGCCCGAGCTGTGCGCCGAACTCGGCATCAGCCGCAACACCGTTCGCGAGGCGATGCGGGTGCTGGCGTTCTCAGGGTTGATCGAGATCCGTCAGGGTGACGGCAGTTACCTGCGGGCAGTGGTCGATCCGATGGACACGCTCAAGGCGCTGTCCAAATGCTCGCTGGATCAGGCCCGGGAAACCCGGCACATCCTTGAAGTCGAGGCCATTGGCCTGGCGGCCTTGCGCCGGACCGACGAAGACCTCGTCGCGTTGCGCGAGGCACTGGGGCACGCCGGCAGTCACTACCATGGCGACCTCGACAGCTACATCGCCTGCGATCTGGTTTTCCACCGCCGTCTGGTGGACGCCGCGCACAACCCGACCCTCAGCGAGCTGTATCGCTATTTTTCCAGCATCGTCGGCGCGCAATTGCGCCAGACCCTGAACATCGTCCCCCGTCGACAGGAAGTCTTCGATTTGCACGTCGCCTTGCTTGAGGCCGTCGAGCAGCGCGATCCGGAGCGGGCCAAAGCCCTGTCGAGGCAGTTGATCAATGAACCTTGA
- a CDS encoding nuclear transport factor 2 family protein: protein MSEEAHSALITRFYQAFQRLDAEAMAACYTDDVVFSDPAFGELRGRDAGDMWRMLTTRAKDFSLTFNNVRADERSGGAHWVATYLFSQTGNVVINDIQARFVFRDGKICEHHDHFDLWRWSRQALGFKGVLLGWTPLVRNAVRAQALKGLKAFQASR, encoded by the coding sequence ATGAGTGAAGAAGCCCACAGCGCCCTGATCACCCGTTTCTACCAGGCTTTCCAGCGCCTCGACGCCGAGGCCATGGCCGCCTGCTACACCGACGACGTGGTGTTCAGCGATCCGGCCTTTGGCGAGCTGCGCGGTCGTGATGCCGGCGACATGTGGCGCATGCTCACCACTCGCGCCAAGGACTTCTCCCTGACCTTCAACAACGTCCGCGCCGACGAGCGCAGCGGCGGCGCCCACTGGGTGGCGACCTACCTGTTCAGCCAGACCGGCAATGTCGTGATCAACGACATCCAGGCGCGCTTCGTTTTCCGTGACGGCAAGATCTGTGAACACCACGACCACTTCGACCTGTGGCGCTGGTCGCGTCAGGCGCTGGGTTTCAAGGGGGTGTTGTTGGGCTGGACGCCTCTGGTGCGCAACGCTGTCCGTGCTCAGGCGCTGAAAGGGCTGAAGGCATTTCAGGCGAGTCGCTGA
- a CDS encoding amino acid ABC transporter permease, translating to MQNSIGAPKQRLSLSDPRVRAWVFQIITIVAVVSLGCYLFDTTQTNLQHRGITSGFDFLERSAGFGIAQHLISYTEADSYARVFVIGLLNTLLVTFIGVILATILGFIVGVARLSKNWIISKLATVYVEVFRNIPPLLQILFWYFAVFLTMPGPRNSHNFGDTFFVSSRGLNMPAAQMADGFWAFVVSIVVAIVAIVLMSRWANKRFEATGEPFHKFWAGLALFLVIPALCALIFGAPVHWEMPKLQGFNFVGGWVLIPELLALTLALTVYTAAFIAEIVRSGIKSVSHGQTEAAHSLGLRNGPTLRKVIIPQALRVIIPPLTSQYLNLAKNSSLAAGIGYPEMVSLFAGTVLNQTGQAIEVIAITMSVYLAISISISLLMNWYNKRIALIER from the coding sequence ATGCAAAATTCAATCGGCGCACCAAAGCAGAGGCTCAGCCTCAGCGATCCACGAGTGCGTGCGTGGGTATTTCAGATCATCACCATCGTGGCGGTGGTCTCCCTGGGCTGTTATCTGTTCGATACCACCCAGACCAACCTGCAACACCGGGGTATCACTTCGGGGTTCGACTTTCTCGAGCGCAGTGCCGGGTTCGGCATCGCTCAACACCTGATCTCCTACACCGAAGCGGACAGTTATGCCCGGGTGTTCGTCATCGGCCTGCTCAACACGCTGCTGGTGACGTTCATCGGTGTGATCCTGGCCACGATCCTCGGCTTCATCGTCGGCGTGGCACGTCTGTCGAAGAACTGGATCATTTCCAAACTGGCAACGGTGTACGTGGAGGTTTTCCGTAACATCCCGCCACTGCTGCAGATCCTGTTCTGGTACTTCGCGGTGTTCCTGACCATGCCGGGGCCGCGCAACAGCCACAACTTCGGCGATACCTTCTTCGTCAGCAGCCGTGGCCTGAACATGCCGGCCGCGCAAATGGCCGACGGCTTCTGGGCGTTCGTGGTCAGCATCGTGGTGGCCATCGTCGCCATCGTGCTGATGAGCCGCTGGGCCAACAAGCGCTTTGAGGCCACTGGCGAGCCATTTCACAAGTTCTGGGCAGGCCTGGCGCTGTTCCTGGTGATCCCGGCGCTGTGCGCGCTGATCTTCGGTGCACCTGTGCACTGGGAAATGCCGAAGCTGCAAGGCTTCAACTTCGTCGGTGGCTGGGTGCTGATTCCGGAACTGCTGGCCTTGACCCTGGCGTTGACGGTGTACACCGCAGCGTTCATCGCCGAGATCGTGCGTTCGGGCATCAAGTCGGTCAGCCATGGCCAGACCGAGGCGGCGCATTCGCTCGGCCTGCGCAACGGCCCGACCCTGCGCAAGGTGATCATTCCGCAAGCGCTGCGGGTCATCATCCCGCCGCTGACCAGCCAATACCTGAACCTGGCGAAGAACTCCTCGCTGGCGGCCGGTATCGGTTATCCGGAGATGGTTTCGCTGTTCGCCGGCACCGTGCTGAACCAGACCGGTCAGGCGATCGAAGTCATTGCCATCACCATGAGCGTGTACCTGGCGATCAGTATCAGCATTTCCCTGCTGATGAACTGGTACAACAAGCGCATCGCGCTGATCGAGCGGTAA
- a CDS encoding GIY-YIG nuclease family protein: MNSLSENPLDADVPVSKSWFVYLVRAANGSLYCGISDDPVRRFAKHQSGKGARFFLSSPAMALVYTERCRDKGDALRQERLIKKLRKSAKECLVASYRPD, encoded by the coding sequence GTGAACAGCCTCAGCGAAAATCCTCTCGATGCCGACGTTCCAGTGAGCAAATCCTGGTTCGTCTACCTCGTACGCGCCGCCAACGGTTCGCTGTACTGCGGGATCAGCGATGATCCCGTGCGCCGTTTCGCCAAGCACCAGAGCGGCAAGGGCGCACGGTTCTTTCTTTCAAGCCCGGCGATGGCGCTGGTCTACACCGAGCGTTGCCGCGACAAGGGTGATGCTTTGCGTCAGGAGCGGTTGATCAAGAAGCTCAGGAAGAGTGCGAAGGAGTGTCTGGTGGCGTCTTATCGGCCTGATTGA
- a CDS encoding type II toxin-antitoxin system MqsR family toxin, which yields MEKNTPHYDLVVIKAEVRRRGRQAFTKSAEKTGLDLGFSIIEMQEFVFELQNRMLYKSMTTYDDHRVWQDVYHTHSHDLEIYIKVTYRPEGGPPVISFKEKNQ from the coding sequence ATGGAAAAGAACACACCCCATTACGACTTGGTGGTGATCAAGGCTGAGGTCAGGCGACGGGGAAGACAGGCATTCACCAAGAGCGCAGAAAAAACCGGACTGGATCTCGGCTTCAGCATCATAGAGATGCAAGAATTCGTTTTCGAACTGCAGAACAGGATGTTGTACAAGTCGATGACCACCTATGACGATCATCGAGTCTGGCAAGACGTTTATCACACGCACTCACACGATCTGGAGATTTACATCAAGGTGACATACCGCCCCGAAGGTGGCCCACCGGTAATCTCCTTCAAGGAGAAAAACCAATGA
- a CDS encoding amino acid ABC transporter permease: protein MSTHTFKPDMPPPAKVFGPMAWIRANMFSSWLNTLLTLFAFYLIYLVVPPILSWAILDANWVGTTRADCTKDGACWVFIQQRFGQFMYGYYPPELRWRVDLTVWLAVIGVAPLFIKRVAHKAVYGLSFLVVYPIVAWCLLHGGVFGLDTVATSQWGGLMLTLVIATVGIAGALPLGIVLALGRRSNMPAIRVVCVTFIEFWRGVPLITVLFMSSVMLPLFLPEGMNFDKLLRALIGVILFQSAYVAEVVRGGLQAIPKGQYEAAAAMGLGYWRAMGLVILPQALKLVIPGIVNTFIALFKDTSLVIIIGLFDLLNSVKQAAADPKWLGMATEGYVFAALVFWIFCFGMSRYSMHLERKLDTGHKR, encoded by the coding sequence ATGAGTACTCATACTTTCAAACCCGACATGCCACCGCCGGCCAAGGTCTTCGGCCCGATGGCGTGGATCCGCGCGAACATGTTCTCCAGCTGGCTCAATACCCTGCTGACCCTGTTTGCGTTCTACCTGATCTACCTGGTGGTGCCGCCGATCCTCAGCTGGGCGATCCTCGATGCCAACTGGGTCGGCACCACCCGCGCCGACTGCACCAAGGATGGCGCCTGCTGGGTCTTCATCCAGCAGCGTTTCGGCCAGTTCATGTACGGCTACTACCCGCCGGAACTGCGCTGGCGCGTGGACCTGACCGTGTGGCTGGCGGTCATCGGCGTGGCGCCACTGTTCATCAAGCGCGTGGCGCACAAGGCGGTGTACGGCCTGAGCTTCCTGGTGGTCTACCCGATCGTTGCCTGGTGCCTGCTGCATGGCGGCGTCTTCGGCCTCGACACCGTGGCGACCAGCCAGTGGGGCGGTCTGATGCTGACTTTGGTGATCGCCACTGTCGGCATCGCCGGTGCGTTGCCGCTGGGGATTGTCCTGGCGCTGGGCCGGCGTTCGAACATGCCGGCGATTCGTGTGGTCTGCGTGACCTTCATCGAGTTCTGGCGCGGCGTGCCGTTGATCACGGTGCTGTTCATGTCCTCGGTGATGCTGCCGCTGTTCCTGCCCGAAGGCATGAACTTCGACAAGCTGCTGCGGGCGCTGATCGGCGTGATCCTGTTCCAGTCGGCGTACGTCGCCGAAGTGGTGCGCGGCGGTCTGCAAGCGATCCCCAAAGGCCAGTACGAAGCCGCGGCCGCGATGGGCCTCGGTTACTGGCGCGCCATGGGCCTGGTGATTCTGCCGCAAGCCCTGAAGCTGGTGATTCCCGGCATCGTCAACACCTTCATCGCGCTGTTCAAGGACACCAGCCTGGTGATCATCATCGGCCTCTTTGACCTGCTCAACAGCGTCAAGCAAGCCGCTGCCGATCCGAAATGGCTGGGCATGGCCACCGAAGGCTACGTGTTCGCCGCCCTGGTGTTCTGGATTTTCTGTTTTGGCATGTCGCGCTATTCCATGCACCTGGAACGCAAGCTCGACACTGGCCACAAGCGTTAG
- the rhlB gene encoding ATP-dependent RNA helicase RhlB: protein MTVLKALKKMFGKSEAEQLAPVPTAPSHAPGHRNDASQADRQTPATPPKQEPKPASAAAPATEPARSETPKPAKPRREPKPKAPVIPWKLEDFVVEPQEGKTRFHDFKLAPELMHAIHDLGFPYCTPIQAQVLGYTLAGKDAIGRAQTGTGKTAAFLISIITQLLQTPPPKERYMGEPRALIIAPTRELVVQIAKDAADLTKYTGLNVMTFVGGMDFDKQLKHLEARHCDILVATPGRLLDFNQRGDVHLDMVEVMVLDEADRMLDMGFIPQVRQIIRQTPPKSERQTLLFSATFTDDVMNLAKQWTTDPAIVEIEVTNVANENVEQHIYAVAGADKYKLLFNLVNDNGWERVIVFANRKDEVRRIEERLVRDGINAAQLSGDVPQHKRIKTLEGFREGKIRVLVATDVAGRGIHIDGISHVINFTLPEVPDDYVHRIGRTGRAGADGVSISFAGEDDSYQLPSIEEKLGRKISCETPPTHLLRAVERKRPQ from the coding sequence ATGACCGTGCTCAAAGCACTCAAGAAAATGTTCGGTAAAAGCGAGGCTGAGCAGCTCGCGCCAGTCCCCACTGCGCCGTCGCACGCCCCCGGTCATCGCAACGATGCCAGCCAGGCCGACCGCCAGACGCCCGCCACGCCCCCAAAGCAAGAACCGAAACCCGCTTCAGCTGCCGCGCCCGCCACCGAGCCGGCCCGCAGCGAAACACCGAAACCGGCCAAACCACGTCGCGAACCCAAGCCCAAGGCGCCGGTGATTCCCTGGAAACTCGAAGACTTCGTCGTCGAGCCGCAGGAAGGCAAGACCCGCTTCCACGATTTCAAACTCGCCCCGGAACTGATGCACGCCATCCACGACCTGGGTTTCCCGTATTGCACACCGATCCAGGCCCAGGTGCTGGGTTATACCCTCGCCGGCAAAGACGCCATCGGCCGCGCCCAGACCGGCACCGGCAAGACCGCCGCGTTCCTGATCTCGATCATCACCCAGCTGTTGCAGACCCCGCCGCCGAAAGAGCGCTACATGGGCGAGCCACGGGCGCTGATCATCGCGCCGACCCGCGAGCTGGTGGTGCAGATCGCCAAGGACGCCGCCGACCTGACCAAGTACACCGGTCTCAACGTCATGACCTTCGTCGGCGGGATGGACTTCGACAAGCAGCTCAAGCACCTCGAAGCGCGCCATTGCGACATCCTCGTCGCGACCCCGGGCCGCCTGCTCGACTTCAACCAGCGCGGCGACGTGCACCTGGACATGGTCGAAGTGATGGTGCTGGACGAAGCCGACCGCATGCTCGACATGGGCTTCATCCCGCAGGTCCGGCAGATCATTCGCCAGACCCCGCCGAAAAGCGAACGCCAGACTCTGCTGTTCTCCGCGACCTTCACCGATGACGTGATGAACCTCGCCAAGCAGTGGACCACCGATCCTGCGATCGTCGAAATCGAAGTCACCAACGTGGCCAACGAAAACGTCGAGCAGCACATCTACGCGGTGGCCGGTGCCGACAAATACAAACTGCTGTTCAACCTGGTCAACGATAACGGCTGGGAGCGGGTCATCGTGTTCGCCAATCGCAAGGACGAAGTGCGCCGCATCGAAGAACGCCTGGTACGCGACGGCATCAACGCCGCGCAACTGTCCGGCGACGTGCCGCAGCACAAGCGGATCAAGACGCTGGAAGGCTTCCGCGAAGGCAAGATCCGGGTGCTGGTCGCCACCGACGTGGCCGGTCGCGGTATCCACATCGACGGCATCAGCCACGTGATCAACTTCACTCTGCCGGAAGTCCCGGACGACTACGTGCACCGCATCGGCCGTACCGGTCGGGCCGGCGCCGATGGCGTGTCGATCAGCTTCGCCGGTGAAGACGACTCCTATCAGTTGCCGTCCATCGAAGAAAAACTCGGTCGCAAGATCAGCTGTGAAACGCCGCCGACCCATCTATTGCGGGCGGTTGAGCGCAAGCGTCCACAGTAA
- a CDS encoding amino acid ABC transporter ATP-binding protein: MSEAIKKPVGPEGIIQMQGVNKWYGQFHVLKDINLNVRQGERIVLCGPSGSGKSTTIRCLNRLEEHQQGRIVVDGVELTNDLKQIEAIRREVGMVFQHFNLFPHLTILQNCTLAPMWVRKMPKRKAEEIAMHYLERVRIPEQAHKYPGQLSGGQQQRVAIARALCMKPKIMLFDEPTSALDPEMVKEVLDTMIGLAEDGMTMLCVTHEMGFARTVANRVIFMDKGEIVEQAAPNDFFDNPQNDRTKLFLSQILH, translated from the coding sequence ATGAGCGAAGCAATCAAAAAGCCAGTGGGCCCTGAAGGCATCATTCAGATGCAGGGCGTGAACAAGTGGTACGGCCAGTTCCACGTGCTGAAAGACATCAACCTCAACGTGCGTCAGGGCGAGCGTATCGTGCTGTGCGGTCCGTCGGGTTCCGGCAAATCCACCACCATCCGCTGCCTCAACCGTCTGGAAGAGCACCAGCAGGGCCGCATCGTGGTCGATGGCGTGGAGCTGACCAACGACCTCAAGCAGATCGAAGCGATCCGCCGTGAAGTCGGCATGGTGTTCCAGCACTTCAACCTGTTCCCGCACCTGACCATCCTGCAGAACTGCACCCTGGCGCCGATGTGGGTGCGCAAGATGCCCAAGCGCAAGGCCGAGGAAATCGCCATGCATTACCTGGAGCGCGTACGCATTCCGGAGCAGGCGCACAAGTATCCGGGACAGCTGTCCGGCGGTCAGCAGCAGCGTGTGGCGATTGCCCGCGCGCTGTGCATGAAGCCGAAAATCATGCTGTTCGACGAACCGACCTCGGCACTCGACCCGGAGATGGTGAAAGAGGTACTCGACACCATGATCGGCCTGGCCGAAGACGGCATGACCATGCTCTGCGTGACCCACGAAATGGGCTTCGCCCGCACCGTGGCCAACCGCGTGATCTTCATGGACAAGGGCGAAATCGTTGAACAGGCGGCGCCGAACGACTTCTTCGACAATCCGCAAAATGATCGGACGAAGCTGTTCCTGAGTCAGATCCTGCATTGA
- a CDS encoding amino acid ABC transporter substrate-binding protein produces the protein MKMLKSTLAIVTAAAVLGVSGFAQAGATLDAVKKKGFVQCGVSDGLPGFSVPDSTGKIVGIDADVCRAVAAAVFGDATKVKFSQLNAKERFTALQSGEIDILSRNTTMTSSRDAGMGLKFPGFITYYDGIGFLVNNKLGVKSAKELDGATICIQAGTTTELNVSDYFRGNGLKYTPITFDTSDESAKSLESGRCDVLTSDKSQLFAQRSKLASPKDYVVLPETISKEPLGPVVRNGDDEWLAIVRWVGYALLNTEEAGITSKNVEAEAKATKNPDVARMLGADGEYGKDLKLPKDWVVQIVKQVGNYGEIFEKNLGKSTPLEIDRGLNALWNNGGIQYAPPVR, from the coding sequence ATGAAGATGTTGAAATCCACGCTGGCGATCGTGACTGCTGCTGCAGTACTGGGTGTCAGCGGGTTCGCTCAGGCGGGTGCAACCCTGGATGCAGTGAAGAAGAAAGGATTCGTGCAGTGCGGCGTCAGCGATGGCTTGCCAGGCTTCTCGGTTCCGGATTCCACCGGCAAGATCGTGGGTATCGATGCTGACGTCTGCCGCGCCGTGGCCGCTGCCGTGTTCGGCGATGCGACCAAGGTCAAGTTCAGTCAGCTGAACGCCAAGGAGCGTTTCACCGCGCTGCAGTCGGGCGAGATCGACATTCTGTCGCGCAACACCACCATGACCAGCTCCCGTGACGCGGGCATGGGCCTGAAATTCCCGGGCTTCATTACCTACTACGACGGCATCGGCTTCCTGGTAAACAACAAGCTGGGCGTGAAGAGTGCCAAAGAGCTGGACGGTGCAACCATCTGCATCCAGGCCGGTACCACCACCGAGTTGAACGTTTCCGACTACTTCCGCGGCAACGGTCTGAAATACACCCCGATCACTTTCGACACCTCCGATGAAAGCGCCAAGTCGCTGGAATCCGGTCGTTGCGACGTGCTGACCTCCGACAAGTCCCAGCTGTTCGCCCAGCGCAGCAAGCTGGCTTCGCCGAAGGACTATGTAGTTCTGCCGGAAACCATTTCCAAGGAACCACTGGGCCCGGTCGTGCGTAACGGCGACGACGAGTGGCTGGCCATCGTGCGTTGGGTTGGCTACGCGCTGCTGAACACCGAAGAAGCAGGCATCACTTCGAAGAACGTCGAAGCTGAAGCCAAAGCGACCAAGAACCCGGATGTCGCTCGTATGCTCGGTGCAGACGGCGAATACGGCAAAGACCTGAAACTGCCGAAGGACTGGGTCGTACAAATCGTCAAGCAAGTCGGCAACTACGGCGAAATCTTCGAGAAAAACCTCGGCAAGAGCACTCCGCTGGAAATCGACCGCGGCCTGAACGCGCTGTGGAACAACGGCGGCATTCAATACGCACCACCAGTGCGCTGA
- a CDS encoding type II TA system antitoxin MqsA family protein yields the protein MKTRQCFSCGAREGMTHFEGRGETISVKGMERRIDDLAGWECRKCGEVEWDADTDSAERYTQAGDDLVIAARQMIGNEMKRIRRKLHLTQKETVQLLSGGGHNAFSRYERGEVLPPKALMLLMRLLDRYPHLLADAKALGEGADLRNAFKYTEHKEHETLTVS from the coding sequence ATGAAGACCCGGCAATGTTTCAGCTGCGGTGCACGTGAGGGAATGACACATTTCGAGGGCCGCGGCGAAACCATCAGTGTCAAAGGCATGGAACGTCGTATCGATGACCTTGCTGGCTGGGAATGTCGCAAATGCGGTGAGGTCGAGTGGGACGCCGATACCGATAGTGCAGAACGCTACACGCAAGCCGGTGATGATCTGGTGATTGCTGCCCGACAAATGATCGGTAACGAGATGAAGCGCATCCGGCGCAAATTGCACCTGACGCAAAAAGAAACCGTGCAACTGCTTTCTGGTGGCGGACACAACGCATTTTCCCGCTATGAGCGCGGCGAAGTGCTTCCGCCGAAGGCGTTGATGCTGCTGATGCGCCTGCTCGATCGCTATCCGCACTTGCTCGCCGATGCGAAAGCCTTGGGTGAAGGGGCGGATCTGAGGAACGCCTTCAAGTATACCGAGCACAAAGAACACGAAACCCTCACCGTTTCCTGA